GAAACTAGTCACAGTTGTGGAGAAATAAGCTTTGAAATGTgttggagtagaagtataaagcaACATAAAATGGAATCAgtcaagtacctcaaaattgttcCTTCAGAACAGTACTTGAGTACTTACCTTCCACCGCTGCCCAAAACCCAGCTAATTATTTTACATACATGCTGTACTTTCAACATCAACACTATGAAGAATCATTCTCACAAAACTCACCTTGTGTTTTTGAAGAGAGGCATGTAGAGGAGGATTCTTCAATGATGTCATATCTAAATTTGGAAATACAGTAGTTATGAAGTTGTGAAATAATACCAAGTTCCCCAAATCACACAAAATGCCATGTaataaagcagtggttcccaactggtcagACCACAGGGTCCACAATTCTCCTTTGTCATTAATTCAAGATCCACAGAGTTTGATATATTCACGGCCACATAATCCAGCTAGTTTGCCATCTCTGTAAAATAGCTatctgttattcactcactctacagcaagaaacagcacttcaaaatagaAACTGTGGCAGAAATTCCCtgttcttcaaaataaagtgttggttttttttacacttttgcgagtcacttgcggcccattcagaatggacttgAAGTGGGGTTATATAAGGTACTtttccatagtcagtgtattaccacAGCAGAAGGCGGGCACCACGCCTCAAGTTTGGAGAAAAAGAGGAGTACTGCCACGGAAGCTTATTAgtgatgtactgctgtggatgggagcagcagcaaaatgtatgttaaccatcaacaaaaacaagatcAGTTTAAaaatccagtgtgtaggatttagggggatatattggcagaaagtGTTAGTTATGTTTTATTTCGTGTTtcatcacctgaaaacaagaattgttgtgttttcattaccttggaatgagctgtttatatctacataagcaGCAGGTCCTCgcccacagagtccaccatgttgtttctacaatagcccagaatggacaaaccaaatactcTAGGCCTTCTAGACAGAGTCATTTGTGTTGTCgcgtcagccaccgtagttctcctacacccTTGGCACTCAGGAGAAGCTTCGTTTGGTTGCAATGTGGACCCTcatcactagatgccactaaatcctacacactagaccttgcCACAaaactcctttgacaaaaacagtaattttacctcacagaacacaggaaCAGCTGGTCTACTGTTGCTTCGAatggttagtttgtttgttttattgcgTGACTTCTGTGTTTTAAAGAGTTACTTTGGATTTTCGTTACAAAATAACACAATCAACTGCCATCTATTGTAGGTATaaggtaacacactgactatggataaggaCCTCTTACAACCCCACATCAAAAAATATGAACCATTCCTTCAACTCAAAGCAAAAAGTACATTAGCATTGAAACATTTAATCCATTAATCAATTAGAAAGTCGATAGAACATTTAATACCTTTAGGGTTGAATGATGCCGGTGTTTTACCactctgctgttgtttggtcTTCTCTGCTGTCTGTGGCACTCTGTTGTCAAGGTGGGAGCGCATTTTTTGTGTGGGAATGAGACACTGAAAGacgtcatcgtcatcatcatcatcatcatcagtcaaCCTCAGGATGCGTCCTGTATGAGCTTCAGTCATATCCATGCTTACGTCGTCTTTTGGACAGAGTGCACTTCCATAAGATAATTCACCACTCTTCCTGGATGTATTTAGTGACTTCTCCATCACAGCTGAAACAGAAGTTGGAGCCTGATTTTCTTTATCCACGACAGCCCTCTGTGTTTTAATCTGGGCCAGGGAGCAGCTTGTTTCTTCAGAGGACACCCCAGCAGGAGGCGTCATCCTGGTGATCACAGGGTTAACACTGGGGCCACTTGGTTTAGAGAGACTTGCGAGGAAGTTTTCAAACCCAGGATCGAAAGAAGGCACGGATGaggaaatgtttattttctctaCGCTTAAATCCATGTTTCTGCTGGTGGGTAGTGATACTGACCCACCATTTGGAATCTTATCAATGCAGCCATCATTCGCAGTGAACATCACTGTCTTCTCTCCTCTAGTGGGTAAAGCATCATAGTTACGGAGGGAAATATCTGCAAGTAATTCTGCATCATTGGCAATGTTTATAGTGTGGCTGTGGGTCATGTCCATGAATGCATCATCTGTGGAAAACATCACTGTTCTCTCTCCAAAGTCAGCCCCAGTATCAAAGGTGACCTGATGAAGATAAGTAGCTTCATGTCAATGAACAGTCACTTGTTATCAAGTTTTACATGAAAATCTCTGATGGCCATTATTATAAAGCattataataatacaaaaaaaataaataaataagcacaGCAATTCAACCATTTTGTGACTGTGACAGTGGTAAGAAACACAACAGCACTTGAAGCTCACCTTATCCCTTTGTTGAGAAGCATGTAGAGGAGCATTCAACAGGGTTTCCATTCCTAAATTTGAAGAATTTAATTTAGATAGAGTCATCTTAAAACTCTAACAGTAATAAGAGCATGTTTAAAtagttgttttatgttaaaaaatagAATATCTTTACCAGTAATTTGTTGTATCCCATCAGTGACCGCCACCTGGACCCTTTTAAACATTCAATAGGTATGTTAATAAAGAAAATTTCGACTGGTTTGGTGAGACTGTAAATCAAATATTAGCATCTAAAATCAACAGTTTTGTCCTTACTAGCAAGGTTAACAGCTGAAATTGTAGATCAAGTCACCTTACCTATTttgtgtggctgctgctgctgtgaaatcacAAAGGAGAAATATTACAAGGCTGctcaaagtaataaaaatgaaagtaaaattcCCATACATACATTACATACTTACTTGTTGTCATTAAGTCTTGTAAAGGACTTCGGGCATTTTTTACATCCctgtaaagataaaatacaaattagTGTTGAAACGCTGTGTCCTTGTGGGAAATTAAGCCTGACTCTTTTTTAAAGCAGTGTCTCACTTTGTAAACACGAGAACATCGTCGGCAGGGGCGAAACTGACTCTTCTTGAAATCCTCTTTTCCACTGGTTTGACACACTCCACCttagagaaaataaaagtaaaatatacaACCATAAACAAAGTTATTACCACTCCATTTTATCCTTGTTGGGGTGAGAATTTATACTTATaaatatcatttacagttgGAGCGTTTTCCTGTTGCTCGGGGTCAGGGAATCTGATTGATTTCCGAGGTGcctttaaaatcttaaaaaagagaaatggcAGACGTTATGGTTGAGGTGAATGATTTGTTCACAAAACACTAAAAGTATAAATACTTTGTCCATAAAATGAATTGTAGCACTGACTGAAGAAATGCGGCGCTTGGAGAATCCACTGCCTTCACtgcaacacagaacattaaacaGTATTCAGATCTGGTGTATGTGAATGTAGGGTGTTCATTAATGTGAATACTGTcatatgacaaataaatgataatgCCAGGTCTAAAGAAGGCCTTTAGGTAATGTGTAGTCTGTTCTCTGAGGTTCAGGCACAAAGCACACATGCATGTTTTCTCACAGTAACATAATTTTCACTCACTCATTCCTGGCAGGATCCAGAGGCTCCATTTTCAGCTGTGAACAAATGAATACAGTGCAGTATATTATTAAAGCTAAGTTGCTAAGACATGGTATTTTCAGTTACATATATGCAACATTTGCCTGACTTATCTTTATCTCTAACTAAAGCATTAGCATATAGTTTTGGTGGATTAGCAGGtggggctgcaacgattagtcgactaatcgatgactaatcaactattacaactactactactactactattttagtagtcaacttatcggtttgagtcatagaaaagtactacaaaagtacccaaaatactcttattgcagcttcttacgttcaaatattggcagctttacacactctcccatgacggtgaactaaaaccctttggcttgagtatgaaacaagacaacagATGACATATGtttgggtttgggagagacagaccgatattttttaacattttaacacatttttcaataaaatgattagtcgactaatcgaagaaataatcgacagattagtcgacaatgaaaataatcgttagttgcagccctgttaGCAGGCAGATTAGGTGCAGTGTGTCAATTTGACAAAGACTGTTCTTCAGCAGCCATGATAAGCCTACTAAGTGATAACTGTGcaaaatgaaatgacatttaTGGCATGCAAATAGCCACTGAACACAAACTACATGCATTTCTGCAAGACGATTTAGGGTTTTAACTTCATCATAATAACGTTACACCATTCACTGCGGGGTAATCTAGTTTGGAAAATAATTGATGCAATTGACACAGGGCTGAAATTATCAGCTAAACAGTGCGAAGTTAGTTGGATATTGATATTCCCTTTAAAGTCTAACTAGACGTTTGATGTGTTAACGAGGTTTTTTGAAATCCTGCACCGACATTTTGATAGAGGAGGGGTCTCAAACTGATCCATAACAGGGCCCGGTGCGTCAAAATCCGTCAATATTTATGTTCTGCATTATATCAAATATGTCACGTTAGCTGGACATGATCAACAAAACACCCTTTCCCCCAAATCCTTAATGGGTTCGCATTTCTCTTCATTTATTACAGAGAACAAACGGATGATTACCGACCTCGCTAGCAAACACTATAAAGTATACATTGTAACGTTAGTGCACTCTAAAAGCTAACGTTCGTAACGTTACTCGCTGGCCATTCAAAATGTTAGCAAAAACAATTGTACACTAAAGATACATTACAGCGCATACCTTGTAGTTGTTGGGAGCCAATTCCTCGTGTTTTAAAGCAGTTTCGTTTTTCTTATAGCTTTTTAACTCACTTTAAATTGTTTTCATGTCGCCTATTTTTAGCTGCAGCTTACTTCAACGAGCCTCGCTCATGCTAACGTCTTCAGTTTTGAATTTAGCCGCCTTCGCGCATGTGCAGTGCACGTTTAATATGGGTTCGTCAGCTTTCTCGATTTCGACGCTTTGGTTTTAGCTgtaaagttaaataaacaaatatattaGAAAACACACGACGTCTGGTCCGAAATAACTAAGAAATACAAACTAGCTGAAGACCAGAAATAGCGAAAAGTAGTTTTCTTTGTACCGGAAATAACGTATTCAAACCGGAAATTGTCATAGAGGGCGGGGTGTTTTTAAATTCGTGCGGCTCCGTTTCTCGGTGGAGACTGTTGACATAGCTCACATTTAACGTATCCGTAAAGGTAGGCCTTGGTGTTTTCTTATTGAACCAGATGCCACATATTAGTATATTTCAGCTATGTCGAACTCTTATCTTAAAGCTAAGTTAAGCTAACCGTGTTACTTTTTTGAAGTCAAGCACCGATTGTTGTATTTGGCAAATCGcaccaaactccattcaaaATTTGTCAATTTTTATGTTCCGCGCAATAGCAAATATGTAATCTATTCTTTGGCTGTTGAATCTGTGTAGTACACACAAGTAAAATATGTTTCAAAAGACTCTACCCagttaaattacagttaaacagctGGTTCAGTAAATATTTCCAGTAATAACTCAATGATAGTTAATGAGATTATTTCTCCTTACAGGTGACTGTCATTGCTGATATTGTGTTCATTGCAGATACAGCAATGTCTTCAAAAATCCCAAGAGGTGAGGAGATTTCTTTGCACTTTGTTGGTGATTaaagtgtattttaattttacaaaGTCAAACAAAGCTGGTGTCTGATGAACAATCCTATATGTTTTCCAGGTGTTCAGTTACCTGCAGAAACGAAGAAAATGGGTCATAAACTTGAATCCAGAGACACAGCAGCTGTACATCCAACAGCAAATACTGCTCAAAAATCAGATGGTATCCTTAAACCtcagaaagaaaacatgcaacGGTAAGAAATTGCTAATTAGTAGTTAaaaggttaaacaaaaaagcTATGATTTAGAAAAATGTGGTAAACCGTGTAACAGACTCCTAACAAATCCACCTAGGCAAACTGGCactcaatatttttttttttatttaaccagaggAACCCatagaataaaaatgtacagctctaaaacaagcaatataacaCACAAAATAGGTTAGAGATACAAAAAGTATGTTACTGTATACTAGAAGTGAAccataaaaaggcaaaaaagagcATTCacacatgattacaaagaccGGCTAAGATACACCTGACCTTGGAAATAGAAATGGAAGCAGACGAATATTTATGAGGACTGCTTGttaaaattaatcaattaaagaTTTGTCAGGTTGTCCTATGTGAGGTCTGACACAAGCTTCATTAAGGAAGGAAGTGCATCATTAGTGGTTTATAACAACCAACTGTAACCAAGTGAAAAGAAGGAAAGACCTCCAGGTCCAGGGCCAGCAATTCAAATTGTTAGTTTGCTTCACAGCTActgaattattttgtttttttgtcttccaGGAAAAATGTTGCTCCTAAAGTTCACAAAGGGTAAGTCACACATTATATTGCATATCCCTTAATATACTGTGggcttcagccattttttttctcacaactTTATGTTGCACCTCTCCACAGGATCTCCACCAGGTATGGACAACAGGCAGAGCTCAAGGAGCAAAATCAGCATCTTATGGCGACCAATGAGGAGCTGCAGAGAaacctcacagagacacaggtACAGAAGACAATTTTGATAAAGTGCTTGTAGGATTTCACTTGTCTGTTGTCAGCTGCAATTGTACAGAACTTCTTTGCTTATTATGCTGCAGCAAAGAGTAGCTGAGATGGAGCTGCAGTTCAGTGACCTTGAAAAAGAAAACGCAGAGGTAAAGAAAGACCTGAAGAACTGTCACATGCTCCTCGTCTCGGCCAAAGTAGACCCAGGTGATTTTCCCAgttttcaaaatgtgtttgtgtcagcctaatttctgttgttgtcaattgtaaaataacataaaatctCTTTTTAGTTTCAGGAGAAAAGGTTGGAGAGGCTGCACAACAAAATGAAGATCAAAGAAGAGAAGTTATGgtacatatattttatttcagctTGCTTGATATTATAATAGTTACAGTACAGTATTTTTATGTATCATATGCTATggcaaacaaatcaaaacacatttaaatcaaacaaataacTGCAAAAGTGCACGTGTTTCATGCTACATAATcatacaaataaagaaaagaggaaaaaaatgttaccCGTTTTAAAACATTCACTTCACTTGTATCCTACACATTAAGGGTTACAGGATTTTGGTTATTATAGGCAGTGCTATCTGGTTAACACAACTTTGTCTCTATTTCAGAGTGTCTCCACAGATCTGCTGAATCAATTGAAAGCGTTTGGAGATACTGCATCACAGCAACGTGCTCAGCTAGAGGCGAGTTAAACTCTATGAAACTCTGGTATTCGTTGTAGctgatttaaaggaacagtgtgtgagatttagtggcatctagtggagAGGAGTGCAAACtgcaactagctgaaacttctcctggttagaattgcTGCGAAcggctctatctagagccagtgtttgttttatacATTCTGgagtactgtagaaacatggcagtgcaacatggtagactccatggatgaggatccgctccctgtgtagatataaacagctcattcaagGGCAACGAAAACACGCCTCTTATTTTCAGGCGTTTATACACTAgaggaaaacatacttatattatattccatatctGCCAATATATACCTCTacatccttcacactggacctttgaaggAAGTTGGAGTGTACTTAAAATGTTCCTTATTTTGTACACTTGTAGGAAATCCAAACAATGATGACAGAACTCGCTAAAGCACGGGAACATATGATGCAGGAGAGGAAGGACTTTTCCCTGCAGGCTGCTGAAATGGAGCAAGCTCTTAAGGAGGCAGAAGCTCTCCTGTTGTAAAAGTGTACAGTCAGTTTCCCAATTTAAAGTCGTGTATtgatgtgtaatgtgtgttcTTAATGTTAGTGTGACTAAAACTGaataaaggatttttattttcctcGCGCTCCTCATCTCTCTTCATATTTCAAACAGTCAAGACAGGCTTTTACACACAGCAAGTTCTTATTGGTCGAACAGGATGTACAATGTTTTAGGAATATCGTCTCATTTACAATTACCAGTGTCCTGTTTGAGaggaaactttatttttatgagTATATCCACAGCACAAGATATATTTTATATGAGTGGATGATCACAGGGGcctgaaaatgtaattaaaaatgcTTCATAGCCACAGGTTAGAGGTTTTAGATATGCTGCCATTGAAAAATCAGTCAAAATTTGTTACAATTCGTTGTTGCGTTAAAGAAAACGTTTAATCCTTTTGTATGGGGATTTAAAGCTCAATGTATTTCTAAAAAACATAACCGCTTATcttgttgggggtcgcaggggtgctggagcctatcccagctgacatcgggtgagaggcagggtacaccctggacaggtcaccagactatcacagggctgacacatagagacagacaaccattcacactcacattcacacctacgggcaatttagagtcaccaattatgcatgtctttggactgtgggaggaagctggagtacccagagaaaacccacgctgacacggggagaacatgcaaactccacacaaaaaaaaacatataccCAAGCCTAAACTCA
The sequence above is drawn from the Epinephelus moara isolate mb chromosome 12, YSFRI_EMoa_1.0, whole genome shotgun sequence genome and encodes:
- the knstrn gene encoding small kinetochore-associated protein; protein product: MSSKIPRGVQLPAETKKMGHKLESRDTAAVHPTANTAQKSDGILKPQKENMQRKNVAPKVHKGISTRYGQQAELKEQNQHLMATNEELQRNLTETQQRVAEMELQFSDLEKENAEVKKDLKNCHMLLVSAKVDPVSGEKVGEAAQQNEDQRREVMSVSTDLLNQLKAFGDTASQQRAQLEEIQTMMTELAKAREHMMQERKDFSLQAAEMEQALKEAEALLL